Sequence from the Thunnus maccoyii chromosome 11, fThuMac1.1, whole genome shotgun sequence genome:
tgaggaaatacaaagaggaaatttgatgctaaaaagacttacatgtagcagatatccacttgatatgactaactcagactgctgaagcctcatataagcttcagataaacttttaatgcactttttcacaaaatgactgcatggacacactgtggattttggcctccatcacttacattgaaagcacatttgaaggggatctttttaacagccagtatgaacaggaggaatgattacagcaagaaaaaacctcttcagataaacttttaaacacatttttgcacagaaggaggcttgtggcttttgtcccccatcacttacattgtaagtgcattatgaatggatcttctaatagtcagtatgaacaggataaatcattacagcaagaaaactgatgttttaagactgacttgaaAACGTGTGATCCAGTCCTTCTTATATAAATTGGCACGCTGAAGGCTTTAATTTGAACATGGTTGCATTATAAGATAATACATGCATGATTTTGAAGGTGAAACACCACACTTCCTGCAGTATTCACGATGAACTTGCCGTCAGCTCCGTGTAGGCCGAGACTTGCCTGCATATGTGTGTCCAATCAGAGAAAACCGATAAGGTGGAAGTCGGCAGCTACGTCCTCATACAAAGCAGTGTGTCACTTAAAGTTGTGGCGTGGACATTTAGCGAAGAAACCGGGAACTTGGGCAAAGTTTCTCTCAGCCAGGAGGAAGTCGGCGGATTTTGCGAGACTATGATAATGTCCCTGGTCGGTTGCAGAAGACGGGAAGGATACGGTATGGCAACATAACTTTACAGTGTAGCTTTGTGCTGGGCCGCGGGTGTTACAGCCTGCTGTATATTTCTGACTGTCAACACTGACTGCCGCTGCTGCTCCATGCAATATTTCTAGCATGCCACGCAGGCAGCTAACTTCTCCAAAGTTAAGAAAACCTTGCCTACAACTCGGTAGTGGCCCACTCACTATgatactttgacattttctaTATGTTCCCTTTTTTAGAGAAAACCTTAGAATGATGAAAGTTAGGAGATACTTGAGGGGTAGTGGGAGGGTACTCGCATTTGTGTTCATTGCCTCCGTCATTTGGCTGCTGTTTGACATGGCTGCACTCCGCATATCAATAAACGACGTGAACAGTCAGCTTTTGAAGGAGCGAGTGATAAAAGAAAGGGAGGTTTTCAAGCAGCAGTCCAAGATGACACAGCTGGTGAAAAGGGGGTTTAAACACCCGGTGCAGAGGGTGGACTTGGCTGTGACACATGCGGGCAAAGGGCCACTCAGTTCAGGTGTCAAACTAGCCCAAGTGTACAGACAGGGAGGGAAGAAACGGGACCAAATGTTGCAACAAGCAGGAGATAAGCTTCTCAAGAGTGACCACTCTGAATCTGTAGTTTCTAAACATAATGAGGGAGCTGCCCTGCAAAATGGTCCATCAAAGCAGGGTGTTCCTGCTAAAAAAGCAGTAAATTTGGATCAGAATGGACCAAAATTAGAGAAAAGTAGAGTCGTAGATGGCTCTAATAAAGTGACTTTACCTGTAGTGCCGTCCAATTTAACCCAAGTGCCACCTGGTGTTCAGGAAAACAAACTCATTAAAACCGGAGATGCCATAAAAAATGCTCTGGACAAAAAGGATTTAAAGACAAATGTAAGAGTCAAGGATGAACCGAAGACTGGCTTAAAGGTGAGCCAGCCTCAGGCTGAGGAGACACACCCTGTTAAAACAACACCTTCAAACAAGGATGTAAAAGGAAAGGAGGTTGAGataaaaaaggaggaaaaacaggTCAAGAAGTTTGTCAAGTCTGATGTGAATGTGGCGAAACAACCGTCGAAACCTACAATCAAGCTCCCAGCAGGAGAGGACTCCAAGGATAACTTCACCGCTGTCAGAAAACCAGGTGTCCACAAAGTGCTTTCTCTGGATTTGACTTACGCTCCCAGAAATGCCAAGGCGGTAGGCCAGTTCGGCCAGGCGGTGATTGTTGCCAGCGAAGAAGACGCAGAGGTGAAGAGGAGATGGAACGAAGGGCATTTTAACGTCTACCTGAGTGACAAGATCCCTGTGGACCGTGCCATTCCAGACACCAGGCCCGATATGTGAGTCTCTTCTGCACACATTACATCTCAAATCGCTATGATTGACAAGCTaaattgtctctctctctttttttttgccgtGTTTTCCAGGTGTGCGCAGAATCTAGTCCACGATGACTTGCCTTCCACCagtgtgattttctgtttcgTGGATGAAGTGTGGTCCACGCTGCTGCGCTCTGTGCACAGCGTTCTCAACAGATCTCCGCCACACCTCCTCAAAGAGATCATTCTCGTGGATGATTTCAGCACCAAAGGTAAAAGTGTTCTGAATGCTTCTCGAGTAGAGCCTATTATCTTGAATTGGTCTCCACAGGAGGATAAAATTGTCAACAGCAGCAAGCACCAAAACACTTCCCTTACTGACAAAAGAGAGCACTGagcttttatgattttattcCTTTTGGCTTGTCTGCAGTGCCCAGTATGcccaaaaaacatcacatttactGGCACTGGACTTGTGCTTGTCTTCATACAATTCCCTGTTTAAAGCCTATAATTGGTAGGCAAAGTAATACAGTAATAGTAATGATAAATAGCCTAATAGTGTagtttttttcatgaaaatgcTGAAACTTTTGTTAATTCATAATGATTAATCAGATTTTAGGCTATTAAACAGCGTGTGACTGAATGTTATGGAAATCCACAACAACTGAACACCCATCTGGCACTTTTACCATATTTAgttttatataaacataataacagggctgcaactcatgattattttcattactgattagtctttccattttttgattaattaattcattgtttagtatataaatcagtgaaaaacatctatcacaagttcccagattccaaggtgacatcttcaaatagtccaaatatttacagttatataaaacaaagaaaatcagaaatttTTCCTATTTAAGAAGCTGGTGCCACAGTTTACTTAATGCATGACCTGAACTATTTAGTAATTATcaaaattagggctgcaactaacaattatttcattatccattaatctgtcaattattttctcactaatcgattagtcatttggtctgtaaaatgtctgaaaattgtgaaaaatgtcgattACTGTTTCCCtaagcccaaggtgacgttctcaaatgtcttcttttgtcccaaccaacagtccaggaccaaagatatttagtttactattaTAGAAAACACATCATCACGGACAAAATTGAGAAGCTAGAATCTgagaatttttttcttcttcttcttcttttgtcttaaaaaatgacccaaaaacgatcaatcaattattaaaaaaagttGGTTAGTTGATACGttgtctgtcaatcaactaattgatttattgactaATCATAGCAGCTTTAATCaaagttgttgattaattttctgtcaatcaactaatcagttaatctaCTAGTTGTTTCGGCATCACATAGCATGATTCAGTCTTCAGCTGAAAtcaaaaatgatttgatttcTGGAAGTTTATGTAAGTTTTACATCAGTAGTTCAATGAGGCTCATTGATGAGTGTTAAATGCTGTCAGTGttgtaaaatgacaaataacTACAAAGTAATTTCACTACTCACTTTTACTCCCGCAGACTATCTAAAGGAGCAGCTGGATAAATACATGTCCCAGTTTCCCAAAGTGCGAATCATTCGCTTGAAGGAGCGTCAGGGCCTGATCAGGGCCAGGCTGGCCGGAGCGGCCGTTGCCAAAGGTAAACACTGTTAAATGATGAACCATTTTTgtaacaaatgtttttaatgtatagTTTATGTACAAAGGTGATGGAGGTGTGCATGAGGCAACATGACCCATATAAAAGAACAGCAACAGAATTCACATGAATGTGTAAAAACGTGTGACATAATCGTCCCCCTGAACTCTGAGGTTAAAGTTAATTATGAGAATAGTATGAGAGTGACGTGATTAAGGTGCTGAATAAAGCACACAGTGTAAAGGAATGTTCATTATATACATTTTGGTGCAGTGATGTACCTCCATGTAATCTAATCATACACAAAGCCTGATGTCAGTGGCTAAAATACAGGCTAAACCTATAGATGCTTAATTTAAATGTGTGATGTCTTGCTGTACAGGCCTGTAACTGTATGGACTAATGTATCACGCTAATCAATATGACATGgattaaaaaacactgtttaaaaaGTTATATTGCTTTATAGTTATCTCAGCTCTGGTACTTGCAAATGAGCAAATACGATATTCAATGAAATTGTGAACAAGCTCTTAATTATTAACACTTATacacaaaatgcaaaactggaaacagaaaacaaacaaacaagatttttCAGGTcaacatcctgctgctgtaaagttAGAACAAGGACACACGTTAACAGTCTAATCCTCACTTTTTGATTTAGTCATCTCCAAACTGACAGACAAATGCATATTAAATAGGGGAAAGGTACAGGAAGTCTGTGATCCAGTCTCTGTATGTTGCAATTCCAAACTGCTTGACAGTTTGTTGCACCTTCATTTGCACAAGTGCACACATTTTAGCAGATGTGTGCATGAAGTAACAGATGGTGAACgttcatttatatattaaaCATCCTTGTAATAAATACAGTGGCTGAAACACAAGATCAATAACACTGAGTTGCACATTATTTTTCAAGAGAAACGGCCAAGTGTTAAACTTGCATCTGCTCTCTCACCATATGCTGTTGTGCTATTATTTGCATACATAAACAATCGACACTCTGTCAAAAAACTCTTTGATAAATGTTACAGGAGGTTCACTGTTAATAAGAAGGATGGTTATTTGTTTAACTGCAGCAGGATGTTTGCTTTTCTCTTAGGCGAGGTTCTTACCTTCCTTGACTCCCACGTGGAGTGTAACGTGGGCTGGCTGGAGCCTCTGCTGGAGAGAGTCTATCTGGATCGCAAGAAGGTGCCCTGTCCAGTCATTGAAGTCATCAGTGATAAAGACATGAGGTGACTTGAGTGGCAGAGTAGCCATACTGTATATGAGATGTGATCATGTTGTCATTATGATGTTGGAGCTTCTGTTCTGGCTCTTTCTTTTCAGTTATATGCTGGTTGACAACTTCCAAAGAGGTATTTTCAAATGGCCTTTGGTGTTTGGCTGGAGTGCGTTACCAGACGAGTATATTAAGAAGAATAACATGACCATCGCAGATCCCATCAGGTACCTACGCAGAGTCCAAGACGAGGGGTTTTCCatgctgttatttttaatttatgattatttatgatTCTTGGCTTAAACTCAGCTTCAGTTGTtatttttatgtactgtatgtcttctattcctttttttttatctttcagaTGTCCAGTTATGGCTGGAGGGCTTTTCTCCATAGACAAAAAATACTTCTATGAACTTGGTGCCTATGATCCTGGCCTGGATGTGTGGGGTGGGGAGAACATGGAGATTTCGTTTAAGGTATATTAGTCATATCTGGAATTCTGTCAAACTTCTTTCACATGAGCACAAATCCTAAAATGATCCTACATGTCGCCACTTGAACAGATCTGGATGTGTGGAGGGGAAATAGAGATTATCCCCTGCTCTCGAGTGGGGCACATCTTCCGAGGACAGAACCCTTACAAATTCCCCAAGGACAGGCAGAAGACAGTGGAGCGTAACCTGGCGAGGGTGGCTGAAGTTTGGCTGGATGAATACAAGGACCTTTTCTATGGCCACGGCTACCACCACCTGCTGGATAAAAAGATCATTGACATCGGCAACCTCACGGAGCAGATTGAGCTTAGGAACAGGCTCAAATGCAAATCCTTCAAGTGGTACCTGGAGAACGTGTATCCCGATATGAAGGCTCCTTTAGTCAAAGCTGAAGGCCTGGTAAGTGGATGCTCCTGATcgtacatttttctctcttgcagCACACAATGCTCTTTGTTCACTTAAACTTTATTCACATTTCCCTAATTGATCAGTTCCAAATCAAATGCTTTCCTTCCATAACATCATTATTATCTGTGCTGAGAAACCAAACAGAAGCCCCTTTCATTACGTTAATCTGACAGCAATTTAGTATTCCGTTTCTGAAAAGGGCTAGAGactgtgatttttatgtatgaCTTCAAATTAGTAAACAAGTGTTGGCAGTGCTGTTGCTTCACCCCTGACACTTATCATCTCATGTTTCCCTGTAGGTCTTCAATCGTGGCTTAAGAAAATGCCTCAGTCTGCAGAAAGACTCTCTGTCCTTTGAGATCTGTGATCTCAGCAAGCAGGTAGGCTTCACTTTATTTGACAGATTGGAATGTTGCTCAGAAAAACATGCACATGTTATGCAGATCTGGCCTCATGACTGTGATAATTACGAGGGTGGGCATAACACAAAAATATCCAGGAATAGACATAAACCAGCACAAATGTAATCAGATTCCGAGACAGGACCCAAGCCACGATAAACAAGGGTGGAGTCCAAGATGAGACCAAGACTTTCTAAATGTGGTCGTCTTGGATTCAAAGCAGCCCCAATGAGCcatctttttaaatcttttactTTTCATGGAGCTTAATATCATGCTGTTCACTATTCCCTCTATTTTGctcttctctatttctctcttatATCACAGAGTCAGCACTTTAACTACACCTGGATGAGGCATCTTCGCCAGCAGGACCTTTGTGTTGCTCCCCAAACCAAAGAAAGTGGCATCACTTTAAAATCATGTGATAATGTCAAGTCTGAACTCCGCTGGTTCCACAAATCCTCCAACTCAGCACTGGTAGGTTGACCTTGGGTGTACTATTTGCTTTCTCCaccatatttgtttttctttccttcaccACTCTGTCATTTTAGAAATTCTAGGTCTctgaaagacaacagaattggTCTGCTGTTGATTTGCTTCAACAACAGACTCACTTGGAAGCAAAGTATAACTGTCAGTTTACAAATGAGTGTCTGTGACTCCTGGACACATGGAAAGATTTTTGGACTAACTTTACTAAGTGAAATTAGAAAGAAATTACaatttgacttaaaaaaaaaaaaagttttccatGCATTTGTGTTTAGGAGGAAAATAAACGTGCAAACGGATTACAAATTAGGGTGATTAGCAAAAAGGAATTGGGATGAAAAGTTGGAATAATTATCTAAAATTAATGGATAAACAGGTGAAATAGTTAACTAAAAGTAAACAGTGTAAATAATTAGCTAAAAGTCAAGGGATGTGGAGGTACGtcccacaaaaaaaagtttggaacCACAGGTTTAGAAggtaattaataattaatgaacATTAATTATAtcctctgttttgtctttgtctaGGCGGAGCACCTCATGGCGGAGTTCGTTTCCCGCCACATGTGCCTGGAGGCGGGGCCTCAGGGTGACACTCTTCGCCTCAGCCCTTGTGAACCCGTGAACACCTTCCAAAAATGGCAGTTCACACATTACCACGCTCAGTCAAGAGACTGAATGAGTTTTAAGTGTTCAAACATGCAATAAATACCACCAGTGGCCTCATACTACAGTACAGTCTGTGGTCCAGCTTCAACACAGGACTCTCCAAAGACAATGGGAAACGCTTTGGTGGCAGTgatatgtgtgtgcgcgctgtGAAGCAGAGGGTGTGGGGATGTGCAATGtttttgatttcctttttttattattatatcaacCTCAACTGAGCTTGAGTTTAAACACTAGTGCCAGAATCCTCTGTCTGTTTAGGAAAGTTTGGTCTGGAGGGTGCTTATTTTGGAAAAGTTCCTCTACTCTGGCATTTAGGGAAAAGACCACGCATGTGCCTTTTAGATGATTGCTTTAAAAACTGGGCTTCATGTGAATGTACTTTAAAGAACAATTCGTCTGATAAGTTTTGTGGTATAAAATATCTTCTCACTGCCAAAGATGTAAGGATTAACAGTGCCTCGTAgatctgaaatgtaaaaacttaTTTTCTGGTTGTGTTTGCTCTGCTGGGACTGAATAATGAGTTATATTGCATGTAATTTAGAATTTACTAATTtgtataaaacacatatttttggTGAGACATCTGCTGTACTTTTTCCAGATGTCGTCTACTTTACATTTCATGAGGCTCTTGGGTGAAAACGCTGTTTCTCTGGTTTTAAATGCTGCATTATATAGATTGGAGGTTTTTGTTGTGGAAACTgtatgaatttctttttttcactagAGGGAAGTGTTGGTCTAAAACACCCGATAAACCTGTGCtgtgatttaatgatttttctAAGCTGTTATCAAACTCttacacacaaatgcattttctaagaaagtagaaataaaatgaCTTAAGAATAAGActttatctctttatttgacattttttttatatccacCAGTCATTAAGACAAgtattgtatatttatgtttaggTATCACTTGATACTTGCAGTCATAGTTTCACTACCTGTGTACTCCAAAGGTTAAGACAGTTAACTTGATACCAGCCACCATCTTAGTTATTATAGCTAGTAGGATTATAAAGCCCTGAGCTTCTTACATTATGTATTTAATCTGCTGTTCAAATACCTGCCTTACATAACAAGATTTTCTCTTCTTAAAGCCACTGCAATTAAAAACATACCTCCTGGATATGAGATGGTAAATAGGCATTCATCTCCCATCACGTTACACAACAGATATAAATAGTCTTCTTCATATAGAAATCCTATTAGTCTTGGCATTGTATGTAAGGTTTGTGTGATCTTGTGAGTTACATCAGGGATTTTCATTAAGCATATACCATCTACAAGTTGATGTTAAATTTAGATGTGAAAACTGGTTCCCATATGGCATAGATGTACAGTCAGTTTCCTTTAGTGTTAATTTTATGCTATGCATCATGTCCaggcagtttttattcttacAAATTCATGATCATGTACTCAAAGGTTTCTATCTTCTGGCGGGTGTTTCCTCTGCGGATCTTACGGTAGGACACGGTGCCGTATttggaggaggtgaggtggTTGAAGGGTTTGTGGTGGTCGGGGCTGGATTTCCTCGGCAGAGTGGAGTGGCCCGGACTGGGTTCTTGCTGGGACCCTGCAGGAACATGCAAGTTGTGGTCCTGCTCTGGCTCCCTGTCACCATCACCTGACATCAGGTGTTCAGCACTAGACATCTGGTTTGGGGCCTCTGGTTCCCCACTCAGCCTCATACAACTCTCCTCATTAGACACATCAAAGGGTTCAAGATTTGATGTTTGTGCCTCCGACACCTCAACTGGTAGATTctctgaaaagtaaagaaaggaaaataaatcttttgtatTCTGTAAACAAAATCCTCACTCTCGAAATTGATTAGATTGTGTAATACTACATTCCTCTTACCTTCCCCTGATGATATATTCTGTCCAGGCTGTGTTTGCATGTCTGCCACTGTGCCGTTAAGTTGCAGAATTTCTCCCCAGGTGCTCACTGACTTCTCTGGGGTTGGATTGCCCTCTGCTCCTGGATCTGCAGGATCTGATTGATTCATCGGTTCAATATTTGGTGTCTGGGGTTCTTCGCTTTCCTCCTCATGTTCAGTCAGAATGACCTGCGGAGTAACTTCCCTCTCCATCTCTGAATTTTGCAGGTCAGTACTGACTTCTGCTCCTGGATCATCTTCTGTCTGTGGGATAGGTTCATCAGTGGCCTCACTGTTAACAAGACGCCGGCACCCATTAACACCAAAATCAAAGGctatctttgtttttatgtcctcATGATTTTGGTCCTCGTCACTGTAGAACACAGAGTCATCCCCCTCCTCTAGTGACCACACATCTCTTTCCTCAGGCTCCTCCAGGGTCTGAAGGGCCTCAAGACTGATCCCACCAATGATCTCCAATACTTGGGATGCCATCgcatcttcctcttctgtgaGTCTCAGGGCCTTTGAAAGCATTGTGCTCTTTTCCATCTCCATGCGtctgcttttctttcctctATGATGTTGACAATAGTCCAACTGCCCCAATGCTCTTACTGTAGTTGCTTTTTGCAGATCCTCTGTTGAATCAAAAGTCAAACAGCCTCAGGCCTGGCATTGTTATATCGTCTGGTTGCTGCT
This genomic interval carries:
- the LOC121906919 gene encoding polypeptide N-acetylgalactosaminyltransferase 5 — encoded protein: MMKVRRYLRGSGRVLAFVFIASVIWLLFDMAALRISINDVNSQLLKERVIKEREVFKQQSKMTQLVKRGFKHPVQRVDLAVTHAGKGPLSSGVKLAQVYRQGGKKRDQMLQQAGDKLLKSDHSESVVSKHNEGAALQNGPSKQGVPAKKAVNLDQNGPKLEKSRVVDGSNKVTLPVVPSNLTQVPPGVQENKLIKTGDAIKNALDKKDLKTNVRVKDEPKTGLKVSQPQAEETHPVKTTPSNKDVKGKEVEIKKEEKQVKKFVKSDVNVAKQPSKPTIKLPAGEDSKDNFTAVRKPGVHKVLSLDLTYAPRNAKAVGQFGQAVIVASEEDAEVKRRWNEGHFNVYLSDKIPVDRAIPDTRPDMCAQNLVHDDLPSTSVIFCFVDEVWSTLLRSVHSVLNRSPPHLLKEIILVDDFSTKDYLKEQLDKYMSQFPKVRIIRLKERQGLIRARLAGAAVAKGEVLTFLDSHVECNVGWLEPLLERVYLDRKKVPCPVIEVISDKDMSYMLVDNFQRGIFKWPLVFGWSALPDEYIKKNNMTIADPIRCPVMAGGLFSIDKKYFYELGAYDPGLDVWGGENMEISFKIWMCGGEIEIIPCSRVGHIFRGQNPYKFPKDRQKTVERNLARVAEVWLDEYKDLFYGHGYHHLLDKKIIDIGNLTEQIELRNRLKCKSFKWYLENVYPDMKAPLVKAEGLVFNRGLRKCLSLQKDSLSFEICDLSKQSQHFNYTWMRHLRQQDLCVAPQTKESGITLKSCDNVKSELRWFHKSSNSALAEHLMAEFVSRHMCLEAGPQGDTLRLSPCEPVNTFQKWQFTHYHAQSRD